aacacagaaatggaaggaagacttccaaactctttctatgaggccagcattatcttgatcctaaaaccagtcCAAGACCCCACCCagaagaagaattacagaccaatatccctgatgaacatgaatacaaaaattctcaccaagatactagccagtaaggatccaacagtacattaaaaggattattcaccatgagtgagtgggatttattcctgggctgccagAGTAGTTCAATATCCACgaatgaatcaatgtgatacaatatattaataaaagaaaggacaaaaaccacatgatcctttaaataaatccaaaaagtatctgacaaagtacagcaacctttcttgattaaaattcttcacagtgtagggatagagagaatatacctcaatatcataataaccatatatgaaaagtccacagcaaatatcattttcagtgGGGAAAACTCGaggcttttcccctaaggtcaggaacacggcagggctgtccactatcaccactgctattcaatataaaactagaagtcctagccccagcaatcagacaacaaaaagaaataaaaggcatctttttttttttttaagattttatttatttatcagagagagaaagggggagagagcgagcacaggcagagagaatggcaggcagaggcagagggagaagcaggctccccgctgagcaaggagcccaatgcgggactcgatcccaggacactgggatcatgacctgagccgaaggcaactgcttaacaactgagccacccaggcgtcccgaaataaaaggcatctaaatcggcaccaaagaagtcaaattctcactctttgcagatgatatgatactccaACCCAAAATTGCTAAAACTCAGACAGAAATtaagtaaagtggcaggatataaaatcaatgcacaggggAACttggtgcctgtgtggctcagtcagttaagcatctgcctttggctcaggtcatgatcccagagtcctggaattgaaccctgcatggggctcccaaGTCAGCAGGgagtttctccctttccctctacctctgcccctccccaaaacttgtgcactctctctccccctccctccctcaataaaataaaatctttaaaaaaaaaaaatctttaatcatcaagacagtatggcactggcacaaaaacagacacatagaccaaggAAACAAATAGAGAACCCcaaaatggactctcaactctatagtcaacgaacctttgacaaagcaggaaagaatatccaatggaaaaaagtctcttcaacaaatggtgttggaaaattggacagccacttgcagaagaatgcaactggaccatttccttacaccacacacaaataaagactcaaaatggatgaaagacctaaatgtgacacaggaatccatcagaatcctagaggagaacacagccaGCAAGCTCtatgacctcagctgcagcaacttcttaatAGACATGGgttcaaaggcaaggaaaacaaaggcaaaaatgaactattagggttcattatcaagataaaaattattatcaagataaaaagctttttctcagcaaaggaaacagttgataAAACCAagacaactggggcacctgggtggctagtgggttggggctctgccttcggctcgggtcataatctcagggtcctgggatcgagtcctgcattgggctctctgctcagcggggagcctgtgcTCCACCCccctttgcctgtctctctgcctacttgtgatctctgtctgtcaaatacataaataaaatcttaaaaaaacaaaacaaaacaaaacaactgacagaatgagaaaagatatttgcaaatatcctatCAGAAAAAGACTAGTAGccaaaaatctacaaagaacttaccaactcaatacccaaagaacaaacaaatcaagtaatgggctgaagacatgaacagacatttctccaaagatatacaaatggccaacagacagatgagaaaatgctcaacattactcagcatcagggaaatacaaatcgaaactGCAaggaaataccacctcacaccagtcagaatgggtaaaattaacaaatcaggacatgacagatgttggtgaggatgcagaaaggggaaccctcctacactattagtgggaatgcaagctggtgcagccactttggcaaacagtatggaggttcttcaaaaagctgaaaacagagccaccctacaatccagcaattacaGTACTAGGGATTTAGCccagatataaatgtagtgatttgaaggggcacatgcaccccaatgtttatagcagcaatgtccgtaatagccaaactatggaaagagcccagatgtccactgacaatgaatgaataaagaagatcgatcacacacacattggaatattagtgagccatcaaaaaaatgaaattttgccatttgcaataacatggatagaactagagggtattatgctaagtgaaataagtcagagaaagataattctcatatgatctcactcatatgtgaaatttaagaggcaaaacaaaggatcataggggaagggagggaaaaataaaacaagacaaaaatcagagagggagacaaaccataagagaatcttaatcaaaggaaacaaactgagggttgctatgGGGGAGaaaggtgaggggatgggtaaccaggagatgggcattaaggaaggcacatcaGAGCATGATCATTATCTTGAGTCATGAATGTTACATCTCTTAGAGATCATAGGTACtagtaaagaaataaacttttaaaattggggggaaaataaagaaagtgcCCACTGAGGTCCTAGCACATGTATGAAAGAAATCCATACCCAGGGACATCATTTTGAAAAACTTCAGAACAGTACTATGGGACAAAGTTCTcacaaacttcaaaaaaatacatcacataaaaagaatgaagaatcaGAACAGCATTAGATTCTCAAAAAGAACACTGGAAGCCAAGgagggggggaaaagaaaaaagcctttaaaaatccAAGGGAAAACTATTTCCAAACTAGGATTCTATACTCAGTCAAATTTTCAATTAAGCATGAGGGTAGGGATAAAAAGATTTTTCCAGATATGCAAGGAATCAATACTTTGACCTCCCTTATACTTTTCTGAGGAAACAACAAGGATCTGTTCCCCTAAAATGTGGGAGTTACCAATAAAGAAGAAGCCACAGGAGTCTAAGGAATAGGAGATCCATAATGAGAGAAAGGTAGAGGGATTTCCAGGATGATTGTGGAGTAAGATCCCAAATAATTCATCACCACAAGCCTAGAGAAGAAATAGTCCAAATCCAGAGCAGATCAGAAGGCTCTAGGAAAGATTTCAAGATAAAGAACATGATAAAATAGCTAATGTATCTAAATATACTGGGAGGAGACTTAAACTGTGGGGAGTTAGGGTAGAAAACTaggcagagaaacaaaaatcagtaCTTACTAATTCTAGAGGGGAAAATAAATTTGtacatgaaaaggaaaagtaataatGTACTAAAAGGCTCAGTAATGAATACCACTGACACAGTCCTAACAATGCAAACACTGAATATTGTCCTAACAAAATTGTATCAGGAAAAAGGCAGGACTAGAAGGACATGTGTGTGTGAAAGCAGTCTGGGGTGGGTGGGATGCAATTTTGGGTAAAAAAGAAAGCTGAACCCTCACTCTGCACAGTGGGAAGTTAACAGATAACTCTTATTattgaaaaatcaagaagaaactCACAGAACATGCTATTTAGAGACATGGAGGTAATCACCAAGTAAATcagattaaataattttctatggCTGGCTCTAAGAAATGGGAAATTTAGGGACTGTTGAGGCTGGAAAGAACTGCCCTTTTTTATTACGAGACTCATAACACATTTTGattctttaaatacatacatgtataactaaaaaaaaaaaaaaacctgaaatagaGAAAATGCCCACACACTCATACACAAAGTGTTctatctctcctttctctctcttttttttttctaaatcctgAAGACAAGAGAGAACATGGTATGCATATAGAACTTAAAACACAGCAGGAAGGGTTGGTTAAGCAagcatctgccatcggctcagggtCCAGGCTGGGATCAAACCCggtgtcagggtccctgctcagtggggagtctgcttctccctctccctttacccctcccctgctcatgcactctctctctctcaaataaaatctaaaaaacaaaacaaaacaaaaatccacagcAGGAACCCATGATGTGAAAGGGAGAATGGCAATAAATAAACAACAGGCAAATGTTGATTCTTAGGAATTGATAGATGTTATATAATTAAGTCTATATTGGCATAATCGgataaatgtaaatgttataaTGCTCCTATAATTGTGTATAAAAAGGTCATTTGTTTAGATACACATGTGGAAGTATCTAGCAGTGAAATGTCAAAATTTCTACAATTTAACTGGTCTTCAAAAATTagacaaaacagaatttttaacaTGTTAATAACTGTTAAATCTAGGCAACAGACATATAGGTATTTAacatattgtttctatttttcagtacatttaaaatttttcataataaaaagtcaagaaaaatttGCTTTGGAAAGACCTATGCATGAAGTAATGAGTTGTATTTCTTTCCATAACTACGTTGAAATGGGGATAGGTTGAAAGGGAGAAAACCAGGAAGAATCTACGGTTATCTTACCATATCCTGCCATAGAAGCGCCATTCTCAACATCCGAGTTCTTATTTTCCTCTGCTAGAGCTTTAACATATCTTTTGCTTAAGTCTAGTATTTGTTCACGTAACTTGACACTGCTTTGATGTCTTGGTTGTTGAAAAGTATAGTGCAGTAACATCAATCCCCAAATGAGTCCAAATACAAGCAACAGTAAACTCAATTTCTGGGACATGGTTTTCCTTGAGATTGTAAAAACCATTTCTGATAAAAGCAAACACACTCAACTGAAGAGTGGTGATCAGCTGTAAGCCGCCAAACAACTAagacttctgaaagaaaaaagaaaaaaaaaatctcctcctCTAATATTGTATATTCTTCATCTTCAGCAAGGTTGCCTCCAACTCTCAATTAATTCTGTAAaattgagaagagaaaaggggattAGTCTTAACCTATACCAGTAACAGACTAGATAATGACAAACTTAAGAAGAGATTCTATAAATCGTTGTGATTTGACACTGTATCATCTTCTTTGACAACTTTCAGTTTCATTTATATTGCTCTTCAAAATTTTAAACCAGACATAAATGCCAATACACTGAAATGCCACCACGGTCACAAAATTCTTTGAATGACTTCTTGTCATTCAAACTCTTACAGACATTAGCATTCTGTTCAATAATCTAAAACTATGGACATATAATGAGATTCACAGGAGACTATTCAAATATAGGTTTCCAAACTAAATGTCTAAAACctattcctcctcctcttcctttaaaaaaaatatttttaaaggtagatGCCAATGTGAAAGTGAGAAATTGAGGAAAggtgggatgcctaggtggctctgtcagtgaagcatctgcctatGGTTCatttcatgatcctggggtcctgggatcaactcccacaTTGGCTCCCTTTTCCATAGGaagtgtgtttctccctctccctctactgcttccccagcttgtgttctctcactctctcccagtcaaataaaaaattaaaaaaacaaatcttgggggaaaatgaGGAAAGGTAAAAcagactggaaaacaaaaaatgcctaagggaaagaaaaatcccaCAATTCAATAGGTGTgacaatatttgaaaatgtcactAGAAAATATTCTAACAGCAACAAGATCATCTTAAGCTTCCAACCtaagatgaaaaagaagttacAATCTCTTAAGCTTATACTTCTAAATTTATGCCAGACATAATGAGAAGTGCTAAAAGAGTTTAGgaaattttcttgtatttccAAATCTgcaattctaaattttaaatggtaCAGGaatgtacttttattatttaaggGAAAACTGTGtaaggaaaaaaaggttttacctcaattaaaaaaaaaaaaagataaaggtgaTGAAAATCATGGAATCTAGAAAGGCCTAGAGAGCAATAATGTATATGAATCACCAAAGTGTCCAGCaaagaaaacttttcatttaTGGTGGAATAAAATTCTTCACCTGGAAATATATCTAGAGTCAAAAAGTGTATTTCACAGTTTAATGAAAATAATCCTTAAGAACTTTTTAACTTCCATCAGTATGGGCAAATAAAACATACTGATTTTAATCTGCTTAATAGGGTATAATCACATAGCCAAATAAAATCAAGTTTGAGGATAAGACTAGAAATGAATACAGTAAAGGTTAACTCTGAAGAGCATTTAAACACTTTCAACAGATGTTTACTGAGCCAGCATATATGCTAGGCAGTATGGGAACTATGGTTATACCCTAAAAGTTTGCTTTCTAGcacactttttttaaataataaaaataaagagtatctttatttaaaataaagatacttaaagatatctttatttaataaaaaataaagagtatctTTTATTATCctacataaaaaaatcaaaatacaaaattttgtaCTCAAAACTCCTCTAGACGTGTGTGTGTTGAGATGTGTGTAAGCAGGGGATCATCTACCCTGGCAATTCACCTGTCCAGTTCAGAAAACCCCCACTCTTTCATCTTCCTACCCAGCCCCCCAGTTCCTGATACACCACTAATAAATTCTGGGCCTCTGAGGTTTGAAGAACACCCACCTACTCTAGTTGCAATGTACCCATCATGCCAAACCTAACTACAAGCATGACTACCCCACTAAGTGgccattttcattattatagcaAAGTAATAACtgcattaaaaattaagaattaactccttttcaagttttcttctacttctgcttATTTAGTTACCATACAAAGAATATTCAGATATTATGAAAACTCTACTATTAAAATCAATACTGGATTATTAAACTTTACTTAACAAAGACAAGTAAATGTAACCTAATATTTTTTCTATAGATCTTACATTTGAGTTCAGTAAGTGGAAGTTCTGAAGcccaagaaaattttaaaagaatttctttacacacatatattaaaCATACTTTTTCTTTAGTGATCTTTCTTTACTGGCTTCTGTCTTTTCAAGTCTGACCAGTGTGCTCCATGACCTGACCCAGCACCCAACCGTGTATCTGTCCTGAAGCAGTCACAACAGGCTTCTAAAGTGGGCATgacaacaaaaccagaaaagtgACATCACTGGAGAATTAAGAACACAGACTTCCTAGttgttttggaaaacaaaggttaAAATGATGGCCTGGAAGGTTTTAGATCACTATACAAATTCAAAGCCAAAACCAGAGGCAAAGACAGCACTTCCATGAAATAACAGCCTTATGACAATCACTTCGTACCAGATTGTGCTGTAAACTCCTTACATGAATTAATTTACTACATCTTCACAACTCCCACACTAATAATGTTCTCACTTCACAGGTGgaaaaaactgaggcagagagaagttaaataatttgtccaaggttaTACAAATAGATAGCAGTAGAGAAAGGATTCAAAGCTCAGGCTCTGAACCCATGCCCCTCTTCTACAGCAATGACAGTTAACAGCAGAAACTGCAGCCATGAACAACTACTGAGTTCTTATGGTATGAAGAAAACACTTCACAATggctatttcattcattttttgcaATAACCTCAAAAGAAATATGTTGTTGTTATTCTCACGTTAAAATGGTAATATTAAAGCTTAGAGAGGTGGCTAACTTCCCTAAGATTTTTTCACCTAGGCCACAGACCTCACTTGCCTGAACTTCAGCAAGAGCTACAAACCCACAAGTTCAGAATCTGTATCTCCATTCAGGGTCtgtcctttcatttaaaaaaaggttctTAAACCCAGTCCTACTAGAACTGATAGGTTTTACAGAACTCCACCAAAGTGACAAATCCCAAGACTGTAATGGCATTAGACAGAGAACAGGagacccagggagggagggagggttgaGAGTCAAACACAGGAGTCTAATCTCTAACAGGTAAAGTCCCTCCAACTAGATACAAGCTTAACCATGAACTTTGCTTAAAGAGTGAGTAGCAGTACCAACATTAGACACTAAGAGAAAACACACTGATAGTAGGGCAGAAACTTGGCTAAGGAGGATATGTCCCCAAAGTAATAAATCCCAAGATACAAGAAAGCCTACTTTAAACTAGTGTTTCTCAGTGTGGGGGGGCCCAAAGATAAATAAAGAGCCCCTTATTGCTCTATACTGACTGTATACTAGTTGActattaaattcagaaaataggcctacaggaaagaaaggtcttcagaggggtgcctgggtggtttagtcggttaagtgtctgccttccactcaggtcatgatcccagggtcctgggatcaagcccacactgggctccccgaTCAGCTTTgagccttttctccctctccttctgccactccccctgtttatgtgCTCTCTTGCTGGCGTGcgcaagagagagcataagagagagcataagagagctgcagggggagagggagaagcaaataaaatctaaaaaaaacaaaaaaagcagggggtccctgggtggctcagtcagttaagcatctgccttcagctcagttcatgaccccagggtcctgggattaagccccgcatcgggctccctgctcagcaagacccttctctctctccctctgactgcagTTCAGACTActtgtgcactgtctctctctctctctctctctgttaaataaataaataaataaataaataaagtctttaaaaaaagaaaactgtagtcTTGACTCTTCATGGAATGTGTCTCGCTCACTACTGCCCTCAACTAAATTAAAGCAGCCTACCTCAGAGAGAAGTCAGGAAGCATTATAGTGACTACTATAATAAAACACTCATGTTTTAGAACTTGCTTGTGTTTGTTACACATTTTTCTATAGtgataagaagttaaaaaaatttttaagatttatttatgtttttaaagatttatttattatttatgttttttaagatttatttatgtacacacacacacacacacacagcaatgggggaggggcagaggaaaagaatcctcaagcagtctccccactgaacatggagcttGACCTGGGGctgatctcaagaccctaagattgtgaccagagctgaaatcaagagtccaacagtTTAACCAAGTGAACCTCCCAGGAACCCAAAGAAGTTAAACATTTAACATGAAAAGGGtgtctgaggggcacctgggtggttctgtgggttaaagcctctgccttcagctcagatcatgatcccagggtcctgggattgagccctacatcgggttctcttctctgcagagagcctgtttcctcctctctctctctgcctacttgtgatctctgtctgtcaaataaataaataaaatcttaaaagaagaaaaggaaaggaaaggaaaggaaaagggtgTCTTTGAGAATAGCAAAGAAGTGAGAAGCTGGGAACCATTATTCTACTCTTCACTAGGGAACTATAAAAGGACACCAAGAAATAAAGTGAGTGTAAGAGctactaaaaagaaaagacacccTAGAGCCTTCTTCAAGTTAAAAAGATGGCCTAGAGCCAGCTAATATCTGACACAGGGCTGAACAGTTCAAAGGCCCATGATGCAACCCAAGAAGGCCTGAAAACTATTCTACAGGGTTCATTTCCACATGTAATTCCAAGCAAGCCCAGTAGAGGTGACTAAGATTCCCAAAAGGATACAACTATGCCTTTGGTCTCTTCTCAGAATGCTTCACATTAAAATTACCTCGAGAGTTTTCTAAATATCCCCATGCCAGGTCATACCCCAAACCAATTAAATTAG
Above is a genomic segment from Mustela nigripes isolate SB6536 chromosome 4, MUSNIG.SB6536, whole genome shotgun sequence containing:
- the CCDC126 gene encoding coiled-coil domain-containing protein 126, whose amino-acid sequence is MVFTISRKTMSQKLSLLLLVFGLIWGLMLLHYTFQQPRHQSSVKLREQILDLSKRYVKALAEENKNSDVENGASMAGYADLKRTIAVLLDDILQRLGKLENKVDYIVVNGSATNTTNGTSGNLVPVTTNKRINASGSIR